The Christiangramia salexigens genome includes the window TGAATTTACCCATGGGAATTTCAGGATCAAAGGAGATACCGTAGATGTATTTCCAAGTTATGCTGATAACGCGTTTAGAATACATTTTTTTGGGGACGAGATAGAAGAAATTGAAGCTTTTGATCCAGGCACCAACGATATTTTGGAAAAATATGACAGATTGAATATCTATCCTGCGAATATGTTCGTTACATCGCCCGATGTATTGCAAAATGCTATACATGACATTCAGGACGATCTTACAAAACAGGTAAGTTATTTTCAGGATATTGGAAAAACTCTGGAAGCAAAAAGGCTGGATGAACGCACCAATTTTGATCTTGAAATGATACGGGAGCTTGGTTACTGCTCTGGTATTGAGAATTATTCAAGATATCTGGATGGGCGTAAACCAGGAACAAGACCCTTCTGCCTTCTGGATTATTTTCCTGAAGATTACCTCATGGTTGTAGATGAAAGTCACGTAACCATACCACAGGTGCATGCTATGTACGGTGGAGACCGTAGTCGTAAGGAAACACTTGTAGATTATGGTTTCAGATTACCGGCTGCGATGGATAACAGACCACTGAAATTCGAAGAATTCGAGGCTCTGCAGAATCAGGTGATCTACGTAAGTGCGACTCCTGCTGATTATGAACTTCAAAAAAGTGAAGGTATTTATGTAGAACAGGTTATCAGACCTACGGGGCTTCTGGATCCAGTTATAGAAGTTAGACCAAGTTTAAATCAGATAGATGACCTCATTGAAGAGATACATGTAAGAGTTGAAAAGGATGAAAGAATCTTGGTTACCACACTTACAAAGCGAATGGCAGAAGAACTTACAAAGTATTTAACGCGTATAGACGTGCGTTGCCGTTATATACATTCAGATATTGATACACTGGAAAGGGTTGAGATCATGCAGGATCTTAGAAAAGGTCTTTTTGATGTATTAGTTGGAGTAAACCTGCTAAGGGAAGGTCTTGACCTGCCTGAAGTTTCACTTGTTGCCATTATAGATGCAGACAAAGAAGGTTTCCTTAGAAGCAACAGATCCCTTACGCAAACCATTGGGCGTGCTGCAAGACATGTTAATGGAAAAGCGATTATGTATGCGGATAAGATCACAGATAGTATGCAGAAAACTATTGATGAAACCGAATATCGCAGAGAGAAGCAGATCGCGTATAACAAAGAGAACAACATCACCCCTACCGCGCTTGTGAAGAAGTTTAATAGTGCTCTGGTGAAGCAAAAGCTTGATATCTACGAACATGAAAAGCGTCCGGACCTAAAAGCTGCGGAAGAGGAAGCAGAATATCTAACTAAACCTCAGATAGAGAAAAAGATCAGAGAAAAACGCAAAGAAATGGAAGCTGCTGCAAAAGAACTGGATTTCATGCAGGCTGCTAAACTAAGGGATGAAATTAAAGTCCTTCAGGAGAAGGTAAGTGAAATGGCATAGGCTAATTGGGGATTTAATATAATTTGTTTTATATTTAGCTCACCCTAAGGCACTTATCGTTTCCCTGCAATGATAGACTTTTAAATTTTCTGTCTATGAGACTCCTATGCAGTATTGCCATTTTAATGCTTACATTCTTTGTAAATGCACAGGTTGGGATTGGAACCAGTGATCCAAAAGCTCAGCTTGATATTATCGCCACAGATAAAATTAATCCATTAAAGATCGATGGACTGTTAATTCCCAGGCTTGAAAAATTTCCTTCAGATAGCCCCGGTGCAGATCAGCATGGTATGCTCATATTTTTAAGCAAAAACATTACCGGTTTCAATCAGGGATTCTATTACTGGCACGCTCAGGAAGCTAAATGGAAATCAATAGTTTCAGATGCTACCTCAGCAAATTTCTATAAGCCAGGAACCAACCTAAGCCCAAATAATATAACGGAATCGATTTACAGGGATGCAAGTGTAGGTATAGGAACCGATCAAATTACTTCTCGACTCCAGGTAGCTATTGGTGCGGGAAAGGACCTAAGTCTCAAGAAGGGACTTGAAGTTGATAATGCCAATTCAGCCACAGATAACCTCACTACTTACGGAATTATTAGTGATAACCGTAGTACTACAAATGGTAATAAATACGGAATTAAAACCAATGTTGGTGGCGTGGGCATAGGCATACATTATGGCATTTTCAATGAAACCTACCAGAATAGCGGGACGAATGATATCTATGGCATTTTTAACCGGGTAGGAAGAACATTCGGTGCAAAAAGCAATAATTATGGAATATACAGCGAGATAGGTAGCATACAAGGCGTGGGAAACATTTATGGCATCTATAGCACTGCAACCGGGGATGCAAACAGTAATGTTTTCGCCGGTTACTTTGCCGGAAGAGTGGGAATTGGAACCAGTCAAGACACAGACTATATTCTACCTGTAGCCAGAGGTACAGAAGGACAGGTTATGGCGATCAATGCAACGGGCCAGGTCTCGTGGTCTAACGCAGGTTTTCAGAATTATTCATCTACAACAAGCAGCACAGCAGACTTTCTGATCACCGATGAGATCGGAACCCTCAGAATAAATAATCAGATCACCGGACTTATATTTCCTTTGGCCTCTGCCAATAAGGGAAGGATTCTAAGGCTGATCTCCTGGGTAGGGAATTCAGAAAAGCCATTCATATTCCAGGGAGGAGATGATCTTTTTGATGTAAGAACAAATTCAAAAGTTACCAGTATTAAACCTCAACAGGTCTTTACCATTCAAAGCGCAGGAAACCGATGGATACTTCTAGATTATTAAAAAAGCGCCCCTAAGGGCGCTTCCAACTTTAACTAATCAACTTTAAACTCAAGCTTAAGAGATCTCTATAAGTCTCTTAGACTGTACCTTCGCTTCTTCTTTCTTCGGAAGCGAAATCTCTAACACTCCATTTTTATATGAAGCTGAAATTTTAGTGGTCTCCACAGATTCAGGCAAACTAAAAGCACGCTTAAAACTGCTATAACTAAATTCTCTTCGCGTAAATCTTCCCTTTTCATCGGTAGATTCATTTTCCTTTTTAGATTCAGATGAGATAGTGAGAACATCATTATCCAGCTCTATATTAAAATCCTCTTTTGCTTTGCCTGGTGCGGCAACTTCTACATTAAAACCTTCGTCGGTTTCTTTAATGTTCACAGCAGGAATACTGGTTCCTATAGTGTTTACATTTGTAGTTCCTCCCATCCAGTCGGTTTTAAACATATCATCGAAAACCGATGGCAACCAATTTTTTTCATTGCTTTTAATTAAACTCATGACTTTATTTTTTTAAGGTTATTATTCGATTATTTTCACTAATGAATTAGCAAATTAGGAACCAATCGAAAAAACATGACTTTTTGTCGCGTTTTAATTTATTTTAAATGTCATCTTGTCATTTTGGTAAATCTTTATTAAAATCTTAGCTCTTTCCAAGGTTTGCTTAACTTTAACTGAAATCTAACCTGATGAAACAAGTCTTTAACCGCACCATTTCGTTTTTTAATGTAATAGAGAGTAAAATCGCATTCTACCCTACTCTATTGGCCTTAATGGGCTTCTGTTTTGCGGTTTTTATGTTATATCTGGAAAATCTGGGCATCTCCAGATACCTGGTAGAACATTCGCCAATTCTGGTGGTAGACAATGGAGATACCGCTATGACGATCTTAAGCTCTCTAATATCCGGACTTATATCTGTAGTAGTTTTTAGCTTTTCCATGGTTATGCTTTTGCTTAGTCAGGCATCCAGCAACTATTCACCGAGATTATTACCAGGTCTGATAAGCGACAGGCGTCACCAGATCATTTTAGGAGTTTACCTTTTCACGATACTCTACTGTATTTTTATTCTTTTTTCCATTCAGCCCACAGGAGATAAATATCAGATTCCGGGATTCTCGGTTCTTATCGGAATATTAGAAACCGTTTTTTGCATCTATGCTTTTATCTATTTTATTCATAATATCTCTCAAAGCATACAGATCAGCAATATCCTTCAAGGTATTTATAAAACAGCCAAGCTAAGATTGAATGATCTGGTGGAAAAAGAAGAGGAAGAAGTCGAGGAGTTTCCGGATAGTTCTGACTGGTATGAATACCATTCAGAAAAAAGCGGTTATCTCCAGAATATCTCCTATCCTAACCTCGTGGATATTTGCAAGGAGCAAGAAAATTTACTACATATACTCCCTGTAAAAGGAATGTTCGTTCTTAATGGAATCCCTATTATTCGATCCAAAAAGGAACTTGATGAGATATCTGTAAAAAGAATATTGTCAAATTTCAATTTTGCGAGAGAAGAGCTGGTTTCAGATAACTATGTCCTGGCTTTTAAACAGATCACAGAGATCATTGTAAAGGCTATGTCCCCGGGAATTAATGATCCGGGCACGGCAATTAATGGTATTGATTATTTAACCGAACTTCTAGCCATCAGAATGAAAAAAAAGGATTCCAATAGAATTACAAAGGACGGCCATGTATTTATTAAAATTAATACTATTAGCTTTGGCGATCTGCTTTTCAATATAATGGCGAGCATAAGAACATACAGTAAACACGATATTATTCTGGTTCAAAAATTACTTTTGATGTTTCATTATTTGAAGAAACAACGTTCTCATAATAATTCCTATTATGATAATATAGATCAGGAAGCAGCGAATTTATTACGTGATGCTGAAGATGCAATAACCAATAAGAAGGATTTTGAAAGGGCGAAAAACCTCGCAATTAAACTAAAATTAAATTTCTAACACCCTATATATTTTATGGCTTTAACTAATAATGATATTTTCAAAAAACTACGAGTAGCACACAAATTAACCAACGATGATATTGTAAAAATTTGCGAACTGGTGGATTTCAAAGTTTCTAAAAGTGAGCTTGGAGCGATCTTCAGAAAAGAAGGTCATGAAAAATATGTAGAATGCGGAGACCAGTTCCTTCGAAATTTTTTAGACGGACTAATCATTCACCTGCGAGGACCTATGCCTAAGAAATAAGGTTCTAACTAAGCATAAAAAAAGGAGCAGATCTCATCGAAATCTGCTCCTTTTCTATTTTAAAAAGAGATAAGCTATCTCACAAGTTTCTTGTATTTGATCCTCTTAGGCATCATATCACCACCAAGACGTTTCTTCTTGTTCTCCTCATAATCTGAGAAGCTACCTTCAAAGAAATATACCTGAGAATCTCCTTCAAATGCAAGTATATGCGTACATATCCTATCCAGGAACCAACGGTCGTGAGATATCACTACCGCACATCCTGCAAAGTTTTCAAGACCTTCTTCCAGTGCTCTTAATGTATTTACATCAAGATCGTTTGTAGGCTCATCAAGCAATAGTACGTTTCCTTCTTCCTTTAAGGTCATCGCAAGGTGAAGTCTGTTTCTTTCCCCACCAGAAAGCATGTTCACTTTCTTATTCTGCTCGCTCCCACTAAAGTTAAAGCGACTTAAATAAGCTCTGGAATTCACCTGACGTCCCCCCATCATAATTAGCTCCTGCTCATCGCTGAAGTTTTGCCAGATGGTCTTTTCAGGATCTATATTCGAGTGACTTTGATCTACATAAGCGATCTTAGCGGTTTCCCCAACTTCAAAACTTCCTTTATCCGGCTCCTCTTCTCCCATGATCATTTTAAAGATCGTAGTCTTACCTGCACCGTTGGGACCAATAATTCCAACAATACCCGCCTGCGGAAGATTAAAATTAAGATCTTCATAAAGCAATTTGTCTCCAAATGCCTTACTCACACCTTTAGCATCGATCACATTTGTACCAAGACGAGGTCCATTAGGAATATAGATCTCCAGCTTTTCATCCATCTGCTTCTCATCCTGACTCAATAATTTATCATAATTCTTAAGTCTGGCTTTCTGCTTGGTCTGTCTTCCTTTAGGACTCATTTTAGCCCATTCAAGCTCTCGCTCTAATGTTTTCTGACGTTTGCTGGCTTGTTTCTGTTCCTGTACAAGTCTCTTTGATTTTTGATCCAGCCAAGACGAATAATTTCCTTTCCATGGAATTCCTTCTCCCCTGTCAAGTTCCAGGATCCAGCCTGCCACGTTATCAAGAAAGTAACGGTCGTGAGTAACTGCGATCACAGTACCTTTATATTGTTGTAAATGATGCTCCAGCCAGTGTACAGATTCTGCATCCAGGTGGTTGGTAGGCTCATCCAGTAAAAGTACATCCGGTTCCTGTAACAGAAGACGACATAATGCTACTCTTCTTCGTTCCCCTCCAGATAATATAGAAATCTTTTTATCTGGCTCCGGAGTTCTTAAGGCATCCATCGCAATCTCCAACTTGGTATCAAGTTCCCAGGCATTGCTTGCATCGATTTTATCCTGAAGCTCAGCCTGTTTATCCATAAGCTTTTGCATCTTATCTGCATCTTCATAAACTTCGGGAAGACCAAACATATCATTGATCTTATTATATTCATCGAGAATACCCACAGTTTCAGAAACACCCTCCTTTACGATCTCCAGTACCGTCTTATCATCATCAAGCTCAGGTTCCTGCTCCAAGATTCCAACACTATAATTAGGTGAGAAGACAACATCTCCCTGAAAATTCTGATCCTTCCCTGCTATAATATTAAGCAAGGTGGATTTACCAGAACCGTTTAATCCTAAAATTCCAATCTTAGCTCCGTAGAAAAAGCTTAAATAGATGTTCTTCAAAACCGGAGTATTCGCCCTTGGAAAGGTTTTTGTCACTCCGGACATTGAGAAAATCACTTTTTTATCGTCTGACATATATTTTATTAAAATTTAGTGTTCAGTTAATGAATGCAAATATCCTATAATTTTCAGAATTTTCAATTATCATATACACCCAGTAATCTTTGAATTATAACCAATTGCCCTGTATGATAGGCTGTATGCTCAATTACAAGCAAAAATTCCCGTAAAAGGCTATTCTCTTTAGAATTCACCACCCCTTTATTAAGGTCGTTATTGGGATCCCGTATAAAATCTTTCAACAATCTTCTGTCTTCAAAATAATCTGCCATCATACTTTCCCATTCCTTTTGATCGGCGGGAGCCTGCTTGGACGGCCAGTAATCATCGGGCCAATCCCGGGTTTGGTAATCACCAGAAATAGTATATTCAAGAATATCCTTTTGAGCAAAGCAGATATGGAAAAACACCTCATAAAAAGAATATGGCAAGCCTTCAGGTCTTATATCAAGCTTTTCAAATGGAATCTTATCCAGCAAACTATCTATGGATGCAAAGGCAAGGCCTCCTTCAAGATGTTTTATAAGCTGAGCTCTCTGTGCATTATCTTCAGTCATCATATTTAATTTAAATTCTGCCTTTTAAAGCATTGAACACCCATGAAATAAAGAAAAAGCCTATTCCTGTAGTAGAAAAGCCGATTGCATATTCAGGATACTTCAGGACTCCCAAAAGCACAAGTGCTGCACCTACAATAAACATTAAAAAAGATGCCCAGCCAAATATGGTATTTTTATTCATTCCCATTTTGTATCCTATTTATTACAAATATCAGCTAATTTTTAATGACTCATTTAAACCGAAGAATTCTGGTGTTTTTGTATTTTAGCCAAAAGCCTTTTCTGAATCAGAATTCTTAAAATTCCTTCAGAAAAAAGATTAATTTAAAATTAATCACATTAAATCATTGAAATTATTGTAAAAAATTCAAAAATGGATATCAACTTCAATAAAAATGAAGACTACAATAAGCTTTTGGTTTCTACTTTAAAACAAAAGCTGGGAAAAGTTAAACTTGGCGGTGGCGAAAAACGTATCGAAAAGCATCATTCCAAAGGAAAGATGACTGCCAGAGAACGAATTGATTTTCTTCTGGATAACCCAGAAAATTCTATAGAGATCGGAGCCTTTGCAGGTGACGGAATGTACGAGGAGCACGGAGGCTGCCCTAGTGGTGGTGTTGTGGTTAAGATTGGATATGTCTCAGGCAAACAATGTATCGTTGTTGCAAATGATGCAACGGTTAAAGCCGGTGCCTGGTTCCCAATTACAGGGAAAAAGAATCTTAGAGCTCAGGAGATCGCAATAGAAAACCGTCTACCTATCATTTACCTTGTTGATAGTGCGGGTGTATATCTGCCAATGCAAGACGAAATTTTCCCCGACAAAGAACATTTTGGAAGAATTTTCCGAAACAATGCGGTAATGAGCAGCATGGGAATCACCCAAATTGCTGCAGTAATGGGAAGTTGCGTGGCCGGTGGCGCTTACCTGCCTATCATGAGCGATGAGGCGCTCATCGTAGAAAAGACAGGGAGTATATTTCTTGCCGGGAGTTACCTTGTAAAAGCTGCTATTGGTGAATCTATAGATAATGAAACCCTTGGTGGAGCAACCACACATAGTGAAATAAGTGGTGTTACAGACTACAAAGCCAAAGATGATAAGGATGCTCTTACGCGTATCCAGAAAATCATGGATAAGATTGGTGACTTCGATAAGGCAGGTTATAGTCACACTAAACCAGTGAAGCCAAAGGAAAAACAGGAGGATATCTATGGAATTCTTCCTAAAAAACGAAGCGATCAATACGATATGCACGAGATCATTAATCGCCTTGTGGATGGATCTGAATTTGAAGAATATAAAGAGGGTTATGGTCAGTCTATTATAACCGGATATGCCCGCATAGATGGTTGGGCCGTTGGTATCGTTGCGAATCAGCGAAAGATCGTGAAGACTAAAAAAGGTGAGATGCAGTTTGGAGGAGTGATCTATTCAGATTCAGCAGATAAGGCCACACGATTTATTGCAAATTGTAATCAGAAGAAAATTCCTCTGGTGTTCTTGCAGGATGTAACAGGTTTCATGGTAGGAAGCAAAAGCGAGCATGGCGGAATTATTAAGGATGGTGCAAAGATGGTTAATGCGGTAAGCAATTCTGTAGTGCCAAAATTTACTGTCATCATAGGTAACAGCTACGGTGCGGGTAACTACGCGATGTGTGGAAAAGCTTATGACCCTAGACTTATAGTTGCTTGGCCAAGTGCTGAGCTTGCAGTAATGGGTGGAACACAGGCGGCAAAAGTTCTTGCTCAGATTGAAACCGCTGCCCTGGAAAAGAAAGGCGAAAAAGTTGACGAGAAAAAGGAGAAAGAGGTCTTTGAAAAATTAAAGGCAAAATACGATGAGCAAACCTCAGCTTATTATGCTGCTGCGAGATTATGGACCGATGCCATAATTGACCCGCTGGATACCAGAAAATGGATCTCCATGGGTATTGAAGCGGCTAACCATGCTCCAATCGAAAAAGACTTCAATTTAGGAGTTATCCAAACCTGATAATCTATATGAATAAATATATCTTATTATTAATTGCGCTTTTGAGCAGCACTGCTCAGTTTGCTCAGGTTGTTGGATCGAATCATACAGAGTACACCAGGGCCGATACCTTACGAGGTAGTTTAAGGCCGGAACGCAGCAATTTCGATGTTTTAAAGTATCATTTAAAACTGAAGGTCGAACCTGAAGATCAATATATTTCGGGATCAAATACCATAACTTTTGAAGTGGTAGATGAGCTTTCTGTGATGCAATTGGATCTTTTCAGTAATATGGAGATCGACTCCATAATACATCAAGGTGTAAAACTTAACTACGAAAGGGAATACAATGCTGTCTTTATAGATCTCAAAGAAGCCTTAGGAAAAGGTATAACAGATTCCATCAGGTTCTATTATCACGGAAATCCTATAGTTGCTGAAAATGCACCCTGGGATGGTGGTTTTGTATGGAGTGAAGATAAGGACGGAAATCCCTGGATAGGAGTTGCCGTACAAGGTACAGGAGCAAGCCTCTGGTATCCAAATAAAGATCATCAAAGCGATGAACCAGAGGAAGCCAGATTGGATATTGCAGTGCCTAACGGTCTTATGAACGTTTCTAACGGCAGATTTGTAAGAGAAACCGATCTTGGCAACGGATTTACCGAATGGAGCTGGGAAGTTACTAACCCCATTAATAACTACAATCTTATCCTGAATATTGGGAATTACTCCCATTTTTCTGATTCTTATAATGAGTTGAAACTGGATTATTATGTTTTACCTTATAATCTTGAAAAAGCCAAAATCCAATTCGAAGAGGTAAAGGGAATGATGGCATGTTTTTACGAAAAAATGGGACCTTATCCATTTGAAGAGGACGGTTTCAAGCTAGTAGAAACACCATATCTCGGTATGGAGCATCAAAGCGCGGTAGCCTATGGCAATGAATATAAGAAAGGTTATTTAGGCAGAGATCTTTCGGGCACAGGCATAGGACTGAACTGGGATTATATCATCATCCATGAATCGGGACATGAATGGTACGGTAATAGTATAACCTCAAGGGACATTGCAGATATGTGGATACAGGAAGGTTTCACCAGTTATACCGAAGCTATTTATGTTGAATGCAGATGGGGAAAAGAAAAGGCGTTGGAATACCTGCAGGGAGTTAGACGAGGTATAGGCAATAAAAACACCATAATTGGAGATTATGGGGTAAATGCTGAAGGATCGGGAGATATGTATTTTAAAGGAGCAAATCTGTTGAATACCATTAGAAGTATTTACGACAATGATTCCTTATGGTGGGAGACACTGAGAAATTATACCAAAACCTACAAGCATCAGGTAATTACAACTCAGGATACCGAAGCGTTTTTTAATGATGCAATTGACACAGACCTGAGCCCCATTTTTGATCAGTATTTGAGAAATTCGGCTCTTCCGGTACTTCAGTTTAAAAAAGATAAAGGAAATATCTTTTATCGATGGAAAGCTGATGTGACTAACTTTAAAATGCCGGTAGATGTATTCATTAATAGTAAGGAAATCCGGCTGACGCCAGATAAAGAGTGGAAAAAACTGGAAAACAAAAAAGCAAAGCTTGACCAAATTCAGCTTAATGAGCTTGAATTTTATGTCGCTCTGCAGAAGCTATAAAATTTACCTTTAAAGAGATTATCGAAGCCGGCTAACATGTTAATTAGCCGGCTTTTTTCGTGATAATCCTATAAATTTCTCCAGAAATATTACCTTATTCATTAATAATCAGTAACTTAATGTGTAATTTTTTACGCTATGTTAAGTATAAGAACACTTAATAAGTGGGCCAATGCACACACTTACTACTGGCTGGATTTGCTAAGAATTGCGCTTGGGGTCTTTCTTTTTTTAAAAGGAATTCAGTTTATTTCTCAAAGCAATACACTTCTGGAATTAATCAAACCTTTACAGAATTTTGGTGGGATCATGATCGTCGTCCACTATGTTGCCCCGGCACATTTGGTAGGTGGTCTTTTGATCGCCTTCGGATTGCTTACAAGATGGGCTCTTATAGCTCAGCTTCCAATTCTAATTGGTGCAATCCTGATCAATTTCGTTGGAGTGATGAATCCCGGAAACCTAATTGAGGCTCTGGTAGTATTTGTATTTACCATTTTTTTTATGTTTTACGGCTCCGGAAAACATTCGATAGATTATTATCTGAAAATGGGATATTGATTCTTGGTCTGCTTCGCTTACAGGCTTATTCTGATGGAATAAGCAGTAAATCTTTTTGCCTTGTATTTACGTATCTAAAACCTTCCTCTCCCCAGAAACCCGCTTCTTCAAGCATGATCCTTACGCTCTTGCCCCATTCGGGCAATTGAACTTCGGTATTCAGTTCTATCGCATATACAGTGTTCTCGAACAACTTATAATCTCCGGTTCCCGGTACACCGTCTTGCTGATCCCACATACCAATAGTTGGTCCTGCAGAATGACCATACAATCCAAGTGGATGTGTATAAATAGATGGCTTCAAGCCTTTATTCTTTGCCTCTTCCAGACTTTTACTCAGGATCTCATTTCCGCTTAGTCCTGTTTTAAAATTTGAAGTAAGTATATCCTGTAGCAGATTTCCTTTATTAAAAGCCTGTTTCAGAAATTCAGGAGCTTCTTTTTCGTCTGCTTTAAGAACATAACCCATTTGCTGGCAATCTGTATTTAATCTTAAATAGGTGATCCCAAAATCACAATGGATCAAATCTCCGGGCATGATCACCTTACTACCGTTTTCGTCAGAAAAGGCGGTGATATGATCTACAAGCTCCTCTTCACTTCGCTGAATATCCACGGTTGGATGAAACCAGGTCTCGAGCCCCATATCGGTAACCTTCTGGCGTATCCACCATACCACATCGTCTGTAGTTGTAACCCCGGGTTGAATCACTTTTCTGCTAAATGCTTCAGCAATTATCTGTTTTGTAATATTAACCAAATCGCTATAAAGAAGCATCTCCTTCATGGTTCTGGTCTCAATCCAACCTACGGCCAGATCCTCCGCTGAAGTAATACGACTCTTATAATCTTCGGGTAGAGCCTTTATTAATTCGTCATAATCTGTTTTCACCAGACCATCAGCTATCCCGAAGTTTTCAGAAATATTGAGGCCTATCCTTTTTGGATCTCTTTTTTCAATAATATCCACCAAGGCCTCCCATTGATTGGGTTGCTTTTCCGGATTCCATGCTGATTTAATATTATCTCCTATGCTATATCGCGCCACCGCTAATTTCTCAATAGTATTCTCACTAGTATTTCTATAAAAAACCAGGATCGTGCGTCTTCGCGCATTAAGCCAGGTTGATGGTAACATGGTTTTTAAAACAGGATCTTCATTATACTCTCTTGAGATCACGATCCACATGTCAATACCGGTTCTATCCATCAGGTCCGGCAGAACCGTATTAAAGCGTTCTCCAAGCACCTCATCTATTAGAGTAGAGCGCTCTTGTTCATTTAAGATCTGTGATTGAGATACAAAACAAAATAACAATGCCGTAAGCAGTAGGATTTTTTTCATCTGTATAATTTAGGATTAGTCCACACGGCTTCGGAAAGTATTTTCCCGGTGAATTTTGCCATTTGGGGTTTCTTCAAATTTTTCGACCAGATAGATCTTCTTTGGTTTTTCGTTTTTATCCAGACTCTTCAAGGAGTTGATCTTCTTTTCAAGATTATTCAGGGTTTCTTCAGAGAA containing:
- a CDS encoding acyl-CoA carboxylase subunit beta yields the protein MDINFNKNEDYNKLLVSTLKQKLGKVKLGGGEKRIEKHHSKGKMTARERIDFLLDNPENSIEIGAFAGDGMYEEHGGCPSGGVVVKIGYVSGKQCIVVANDATVKAGAWFPITGKKNLRAQEIAIENRLPIIYLVDSAGVYLPMQDEIFPDKEHFGRIFRNNAVMSSMGITQIAAVMGSCVAGGAYLPIMSDEALIVEKTGSIFLAGSYLVKAAIGESIDNETLGGATTHSEISGVTDYKAKDDKDALTRIQKIMDKIGDFDKAGYSHTKPVKPKEKQEDIYGILPKKRSDQYDMHEIINRLVDGSEFEEYKEGYGQSIITGYARIDGWAVGIVANQRKIVKTKKGEMQFGGVIYSDSADKATRFIANCNQKKIPLVFLQDVTGFMVGSKSEHGGIIKDGAKMVNAVSNSVVPKFTVIIGNSYGAGNYAMCGKAYDPRLIVAWPSAELAVMGGTQAAKVLAQIETAALEKKGEKVDEKKEKEVFEKLKAKYDEQTSAYYAAARLWTDAIIDPLDTRKWISMGIEAANHAPIEKDFNLGVIQT
- a CDS encoding M1 family metallopeptidase, with amino-acid sequence MNKYILLLIALLSSTAQFAQVVGSNHTEYTRADTLRGSLRPERSNFDVLKYHLKLKVEPEDQYISGSNTITFEVVDELSVMQLDLFSNMEIDSIIHQGVKLNYEREYNAVFIDLKEALGKGITDSIRFYYHGNPIVAENAPWDGGFVWSEDKDGNPWIGVAVQGTGASLWYPNKDHQSDEPEEARLDIAVPNGLMNVSNGRFVRETDLGNGFTEWSWEVTNPINNYNLILNIGNYSHFSDSYNELKLDYYVLPYNLEKAKIQFEEVKGMMACFYEKMGPYPFEEDGFKLVETPYLGMEHQSAVAYGNEYKKGYLGRDLSGTGIGLNWDYIIIHESGHEWYGNSITSRDIADMWIQEGFTSYTEAIYVECRWGKEKALEYLQGVRRGIGNKNTIIGDYGVNAEGSGDMYFKGANLLNTIRSIYDNDSLWWETLRNYTKTYKHQVITTQDTEAFFNDAIDTDLSPIFDQYLRNSALPVLQFKKDKGNIFYRWKADVTNFKMPVDVFINSKEIRLTPDKEWKKLENKKAKLDQIQLNELEFYVALQKL
- a CDS encoding DoxX family protein, coding for MLSIRTLNKWANAHTYYWLDLLRIALGVFLFLKGIQFISQSNTLLELIKPLQNFGGIMIVVHYVAPAHLVGGLLIAFGLLTRWALIAQLPILIGAILINFVGVMNPGNLIEALVVFVFTIFFMFYGSGKHSIDYYLKMGY
- a CDS encoding M24 family metallopeptidase, coding for MKKILLLTALLFCFVSQSQILNEQERSTLIDEVLGERFNTVLPDLMDRTGIDMWIVISREYNEDPVLKTMLPSTWLNARRRTILVFYRNTSENTIEKLAVARYSIGDNIKSAWNPEKQPNQWEALVDIIEKRDPKRIGLNISENFGIADGLVKTDYDELIKALPEDYKSRITSAEDLAVGWIETRTMKEMLLYSDLVNITKQIIAEAFSRKVIQPGVTTTDDVVWWIRQKVTDMGLETWFHPTVDIQRSEEELVDHITAFSDENGSKVIMPGDLIHCDFGITYLRLNTDCQQMGYVLKADEKEAPEFLKQAFNKGNLLQDILTSNFKTGLSGNEILSKSLEEAKNKGLKPSIYTHPLGLYGHSAGPTIGMWDQQDGVPGTGDYKLFENTVYAIELNTEVQLPEWGKSVRIMLEEAGFWGEEGFRYVNTRQKDLLLIPSE